From the genome of Vicia villosa cultivar HV-30 ecotype Madison, WI linkage group LG2, Vvil1.0, whole genome shotgun sequence, one region includes:
- the LOC131651829 gene encoding protein SENSITIVE TO UV 2 — MSILQLLVSEMDREAGSHNELPEIFKERTFLMREILILLNRLVSSPSYSTTVLRELTDTRDMASLTVDVTTRLSRKGNESEQQQESMVKQVRRNEIVDLARLFKKRVFT; from the exons ATGTCGATTTTGCAATTACTGGTATCTGAGATGGACCGTGAAGCCGGATCCCACAATGAACTGCCAGAAATTTTTAAAGAGAG GACATTTCTTATGCGGGAGATACTGATATTACTTAATAGACTAGTATCAAGTCCATCATATTCTACCACTGTTTTGCGCGAGTTAACAGACACCAGGGATATGGCTAGTTTGACAGTTGATGTTACAACCAGATTGTCACGGAAAGGAAATGAAAGTGAGCAGCAGCAAGAGAGCATGGTGAAGCAAGTAAGACGAAATGAAATCGTTGACCTTGCTCGCCTATTCAAGAAAAGGGTATTCACGTAA
- the LOC131651828 gene encoding disease resistance protein RPM1-like encodes MAESAVNFLLQRLVPVFENKVNLLTGVEAEAGYLKGQLELIAAFLKVADALEEGGDEELKVWVKQVREVAYETTDLLDELELLVQARNHANRFSFSLRVRNMKARYRIAHELKNINSRMTTIFSAHKKFLKKIDTSSEASNSIHTGKTWHDQRGDALLLDNTDLVGIDRPKQKMIGWVTKSCPRRKVISVTGMGGMGKTTLVKKVYDDPEVIKHFKTCAWITVSQSCKIEELLRDLAQKLFSEMRRKVPEGLETMNSDKLKMIIKELLQRRRYLVVFDDVWHMHEWEAVKYALPQNNCGSRIMITTRKSDLALYASIESEGKVYNLQPLREDEAWDLFCRKTFQGHSCPSYLIDICSYILRKCEGLPLAIVAISGVLATKDKRRIDEWDMICHSLGAEIQLNGKLDNLKTVLCLSFNDLPYYLKYCFLYLSMFPKDYLIQRMRLIRLWIAEGFVESKEGKTREDVADDYLKELLNRNLLRVAKTTSDGRIKTLRIHDLLREITILKSKDQNFATIVKEQNVVSLEKIRRLALHGTLPNPNGQQHRPVSQLRSLLMFGVSESLTLGKMFPGGFKLLNVLDYQDSPLKKFPVEVIDLYHLTYLSLKNTQVKKLPNCVLGKLQNLETLDLKNTRVTELPADIVKLKKLRHLLVYRSKVDGYAQFHSKYGFKAPLEIGNLQSLQKLCFIEANQGCGLIIKQLKELSQLRRLGIMRLREEDGNDFCFCIEKLTRLCALSITSEGENKVIDLASLSEPPPFLQRLYLSGRLQELPRWITSLHNLARLFLKWSCLKQDPLVYLEDLPNLAHLELLQVYDGGDKRLLHFKCGKFNKLKILGLDKFEGLHKVTIGKDAMPCLEKLSIARCESLKKVPSGIENLSKLKLLEFFDMPDELMEKICQHGPGKDYWKVSHIPEVYSTYWRDGGWDVYALDSFRDCSPRSGTVVRSLERRNQWKV; translated from the exons ATGGCAGAGAGTGCGGTGAATTTTCTTCTGCAGAGGCTTGTGCCTGTATTTGAGAATAAGGTGAATTTGCTCACTGGGGTTGAAGCAGAAGCAGGATATCTGAAAGGACAGTTGGAGCTCATAGCAGCCTTCTTAAAGGTTGCGGATGCATTAGAAGAGGGTggtgatgaagaactcaaagtTTGGGTTAAGCAAGTCAGAGAAGTTGCTTATGAAACTACAGATCTTCTTGACGAATTGGAACTTCTTGTCCAGGCACGGAATCACGCAAACCGATTCTCTTTTTCTTTACGCGTCAGGAACATGAAAGCTCGTTATCGGATTGCTCATGAGTTGAAAAACATCAACTCTCGCATGACAACTATTTTTTCAGCTCATAAGAAATTCCTCAAAAAAATTGACACTTCTTCAGAGGCTTCAAATTCCATTCATACAG GTAAAACATGGCATGATCAACGCGGAGATGCTCTTCTCCTGGACAACACTGATTTAGTGGGCATAGACAGGCCTAAACAAAAGATGATTGGGTGGGTGACTAAAAGTTGTCCCCGACGCAAAGTAATTTCCGTTACTGGAATGGGAGGGATGGGGAAAACTACTTTAGTTAAGAAAGTATACGATGATCCAGAGGTGATAAAACACTTCAAAACCTGTGCTTGGATTACTGTTTCCCAATCTTGCAAAATTGAGGAGCTGCTCAGAGACTTGGCCCAAAAACTTTTTTCTGAAATGAGAcgaaaagttccagaaggcttgGAAACTATGAATAGTGACAAGTTGAAGATGATTATCAAAGAGCTGTTGCAGAGAAGGAGGTacctggttgtatttgatgatgtgtGGCATATGCATGAATGGGAAGCTGTCAAATATGCACTTCCACAAAATAATTGTGGCAGCAGGATCATGATCACCACGCGCAAATCTGACTTGGCCTTATATGCCAGCATAGAATCCGAAGGTAAGGTGTATAACTTACAACCCTTGAGAGAAGATGAAGCATGGGATCTATTTTGTAGAAAGACCTTCCaaggtcactcatgtccctcatATTTGATTGACATATGTAGTTATATCTTAAGAAAATGTGAGGGTCTTCCCCTTGCAATCGTAGCAATCAGTGGTGTTCTTGCTACAAAAGACAAGCGCAGGATAGATGAATGGGACATGATTTGCCATAGTCTTGGAGCTGAAATTCAACTCAATGGCAAACTTGATAATCTGAAAACAGTACTTTGCCTCAGTTTTAATGATTTGCCTTACTATTTAAAGTACTGTTTCTTGTATTTAAGCATGTTTCCTAAGGACTATCTGATTCAGCGTATGAGATTGATTCGGTTATGGATAGCAGAAGGATTTGTTGAATCCAAAGAAGGAAAAACAAGGGAAGATGTTGCAGATGATTACCTCAAGGAGCTCCTTAACAGAAACTTATTGCGAGTAGCAAAAACAACATCTGATGGAAGAATCAAAACATTGAGAATCCATGATCTTCTGAGGGAGATTACCATTTTGAAGTCAAAGGACCAAAACTTTGCGACAATAGTCAAAGAACAAAATGTGGTGTCGCTTGAAAAGATTCGGCGACTTGCGCTGCACGGCACACTACCAAATCCAAATGGACAACAGCATAGACCTGTTTCCCAACTCCGTTCTCTCTTAATGTTCGGAGTAAGTGAAAGTTTAACCCTTGGAAAAATGTTTCCGGGTGGATTCAAACTCCTCAATGTTTTAGATTATCAAGATTCACCTTTGAAGAAGTTTCCAGTAGAAGTTATTGATTTATATCATTTAACATATCTGAGCTTGAAAAACACACAGGTAAAAAAGCTTCCAAACTGTGTACTAGGAAAGTTGCAAAACCTAGAAACACTTGATCTAAAGAATACTCGTGTTACAGAATTGCCTGCAGATATAGTAAAGCTTAAAAAGCTTCGCCATCTCCTTGTATATCGGTCTAAAGTAGATGGTTACGCACAATTTCACTCCAAATATGGTTTTAAGGCCCCTCTTGAAATAGGAAATTTACAGTCACTACAAAAGCTTTGTTTTATAGAGGCAAACCAAGGTTGTGGCTTGATAATAAAACAGTTGAAGGAGCTAAGTCAATTAAGAAGGTTAGGCATCATGAGACTTAGAGAGGAAGACGGGAATGACTTCTGCTTCTGTATTGAAAAATTGACTAGGCTATGTGCGTTATCGATTACTTCTGAGGGTGAGAATAAGGTTATTGATTTGGCATCCCTTTCAGAACCGCCTCCGTTTCTTCAAAGATTGTATTTGTCAGGGAGACTACAAGAGTTACCAAGATGGATAACTTCTCTTCATAACCTGGCCAGGTTATTTCTGAAATGGAGTTGTTTGAAGCAAGATCCATTGGTGTATCTGGAGGATTTACCAAACCTTGCACATCTTGAACTGCTTCAAGTTTACGACGGTGGTGACAAAAGGTTGTTGCATTTCAAATGCGGGAAGTTTAACAAGCTAAAGATTCTAGGCCTTGACAAATTTGAAGGACTCCATAAGGTGACAATAGGTAAAGATGCAATGCCTTGCCTAGAAAAACTGAGCATTGCACGCTGCGAGTCATTGAAGAAAGTTCCATCAGGGATTGAAAACTTGAGTAAACTTAAACTCCTAGAGTTTTTCGATATGCCTGATGAACTCATGGAGAAGATTTGTCAACATGGTCCAGGTAAAGATTACTGGAAAGTATCACATATACCAGAAGTTTATTCTACCTACTGGAGAGATGGTGGGTGGGATGTTTATGCATTAGACAGTTTCAGAGACTGTTCTCCCCGATCTGGCACAGTCGTGAGAAGCCTTGAACGCCGGAATCAGTGGAAGGTTTAG